In Bos indicus isolate NIAB-ARS_2022 breed Sahiwal x Tharparkar chromosome 19, NIAB-ARS_B.indTharparkar_mat_pri_1.0, whole genome shotgun sequence, the following proteins share a genomic window:
- the CAMTA2 gene encoding calmodulin-binding transcription activator 2 isoform X1 produces MNTKDTTEVAENSHHLKIFLPKKLLECLPRCPLLPPERLRWNTNEEIASYLITFEKHDEWLSCAPKTRPQNGSIILYNRKKVKYRKDGYLWKKRKDGKTTREDHMKLKVQGMEPVSWQCLYGCYVHSSIVPTFHRRCYWLLQNPDIVLVHYLNVPALEDCGKGCSPIFCSISSDRREWLKWSREELLGQLKPMFHGIKWSCGNGTEEFSVEQLVQQILDTHPTKPAPRTHACLCSGGLGSGSLTHKCSSTKHRIISPKVEPRALTLTSVPHPHPPEPPPLIAPLPPELPKAHTSPSSSSSSSSSSGFAEPLEIRPSPPTSRGGSSRGGTAILLLTGLEQRAGGLTPTRHLAPQADPRPPMSLAVVVGSEPSAPPAPPSPAFDPDRFLNSPQRGQTYGGGQGVSPDFPEAEAAHTPCPALEPAAALEPQVATRGLPPQSGAGGRRGNCFFIQDDDSGEELKAQGAAPPVPSPPPSPPPSPAPLEPSGRVGRGEALFGGAGGGSELEPFSLSSFPDLMGELISDEAPSGPAPTPQLSPALSTITDFSPEWSYPEGGVKVLITGPWTEAAEHYSCVFDHIAVPASLVQPGVLRCYCPAHEVGLVSLQVAGREGPLSASVLFEYRARRFLSLPSTQLDWLSLDDNQFRMSILERLEQMEKRMAEIAAAGQAPCQAPDTPPIQDEGQGPGFEARVVVLVENMIPRSTWRGPERLAHGSPFRGMSLLHLAAAQGYARLIETLSQWRSVETGSLDLEQEVDPLNVDHFSCTPLMWACALGHLEAAVLLFRWNRQALSIPDSLGRLPLSVAHSRGHVRLARCLEELQRQEASSEPPPALSPPSSSPDTGLSSVSSPSELSDGTFSVTSAYSSAPDGSPPPVPLPASEMTMEMVPGQLSSGAPEAPLFLMDYEATNPRGPPPSPPPLPPALDGGAAPEEADSPPAVDVIPVDMISLAKQIIEATPERIKREDFVGLSEAGATIRERTGAVGLSETMSWLASYLENVDHFPSSAPPSELPFERGRLAVPPAPSWAEFLSASASGKMESDFALLTLSDHEQRELYEAARVIQTAFRKYKGRRLKEQQEVAAAVIQRCYRKYKQLTWIALKFALYKKMTQAAILIQSKFRSYYEQKRFQQSRRAAVLIQQRYRSYRRRPPGTLPARNKGSFLTKKQDQAARKIMRFLRRCRHRMRELKQNQELEGLPQPGLAT; encoded by the exons ATGAATACCAAGGACACCACCGAGGTTGCTG AGAACAGCCACCACCTGAAGATATTTCTCCCCAAGAAGCTGCTGGAGTGTCTTCCTCGCTGCCCACTGCTGCCTCCAGAGCGGCTCCGGTGGAATACAAATGAG gagattgcATCCTACTTGATCACCTTTGAGAAGCATGACGAGTGGCTATCCTGTGCCCCCAAGACAAG GCCTCAGAATGGCTCCATTATCCTCTACAACCGCAAGAAGGTGAAATACCGGAAGGATGGTTACCTCTGGAAGAAGCGGAAGGATGGGAAGACCACCCGAGAGGACCAcatgaagctgaaggtccagggCATGGAG cctgtctCCTGGCAGTGTCTCTATGGCTGCTACGTTCACTCTTCCATCGTCCCCACATTCCATCGGCGCTGCTACTGGCTGCTCCAG AACCCTGACATCGTGCTTGTGCACTACCTGAACGTCCCAGCCCTGGAGGACTGTGGAAAGGGCTGCAGCCCCATCTTTTGTTCCATCAGCAGCGACCGCCGAGAGTGGCTAAAGTGGTCCCGGGAGGAGCTCTTGGGACAGCTGAAGCCCATGT TTCATGGCATCAAATGGAGCTGTGGAAATGGGACAGAGGAGTTCTCCGTAGAGCAGCTGGTGCAGCAGATCCTAGACACCCACCCGACCAAGCCTGCACCCCGAACCCACGCCTGTCTCTGCAGTGGGGGCCTTG GTTCTGGGAGCCTTACCCACAAATGCAGCAGCACGAAACACCGTATCATCTCTCCCAAAGTGGAACCCCGAGCTTTAACCCTGacctctgtcccccacccccatccccctgaGCCACCTCCACTGATAGCCCCGCTTCCCCCAGAGCTCCCCAAGGCACATACCTCcccatcttcctcttcctcttcctcctcttcctccggCTTTGCAGAACCCCTAGAGATCAGACCGAGCCCTCCAACCTCCCGAGGGGGTTCTTCCAGAGGAGGCACCGCCATCCTCCTCCTGACAGGACTGGAGCAGCGAGCCGGGGGCTTGACACCCACCAGGCATTTGGCTCCACAGGCCGATCCGAGGCCTCCCATGAGCCTGGCTGTGGTTGTGGGCTCTGAGCCCTCGGCCCCACCAGCCCCTCCGAGCCCTGCCTTTGATCCTGATCGTTTTCTCAACAGCCCACAGAGGGGCCAGACATATGGAGGGGGCCAGGGGGTGAGCCCAGACTTCCCTGAGGCCGAGGCCGCCCATACCCCCTGTCCAGCACTCGAGCCTGCTGCTGCCCTGGAGCCCCAGGTGGCCACTCGGGGTCTCCCTCCACAGTCTGGAGCAGGCGGGAGAAGGGGAAACTGCTTCTTCATTCAGGATGATGACAGTGGAGAGGAGCTCAAGGCCCAGGGGGCTGCCCCACCTGTACCTTCACCCCCTCcttcacccccaccctcacctgccCCTTTGGAGCCATCGGGCAGAGTAGGAAGAGGGGAGGCCTTGTTTGGAGGAGCTGGGGGGGGCAGCGAACTGGAGCCCTTCAGTCTCTCATCATTCCCGGACCTCATGGGAGAACTCATCAGTGACGAAGCTCCAAgtggccctgcccccaccccccagctctcTCCTGCTCTCAGCACCATCACAGACTTCTCCCCAGAGTGGTCCTACCCAGAG GGTGGGGTCAAGGTGCTCATCACAGGACCTTGGACAGAGGCCGCTGAGCATTACTCCTGTGTCTTTGATCACATCGCCGTGCCAGCCTCACTCGTCCAGCCTGGTGTCTTACGCTGCTACTGTCCCG CCCATGAAGTTGGGCTGGTGTCTCTGCAGGTGGCAGGGCGTGAGGGGCCCCTTTCTGCATCTGTGCTCTTTGAGTATCGAGCCCGCCGATTCCTGTCACTGCCTAGTACTCAGCTTGACTGGCTGTCACTAGACG ACAACCAGTTCCGGATGTCCATCCTGGAGCGACTGGAGCAGATGGAGAAGCGGATGGCAGAGATCGCAGCAGCTGGGCAggccccctgccaggctcctgacACCCCTCCAATTCAG GATGAAGGCCAGGGTCCTGGGTTCGAGGCCCGGGTGGTGGTCCTGGTAGAGAACATGATCCCACGCTCCACCTGGAGGGGTCCTGAGCGTCTGGCCCATGGAAGCCCTTTCCGGGGCATGAGCCTTCTGCACCTGGCTGCTGCCCAGGGCTATGCCCGCCTCATCGAGACCCTGAGCCAGTGGCG GAGTGTGGAGACAGGAAGCCTGGACTTGGAGCAAGAGGTTGACCCACTCAATGTGGACCACTTCTCTTGCACCCCTCTG aTGTGGGCTTGTGCCCTGGGCCATCTGGAGGCTGCTGTGCTCCTCTTCCGTTGGAACAGACAGGCGCTGAGCATTCCTGACTCTCTGGGCCGCCTGCCCCTATCCGTGGCTCATTCCCGGGGTCATGTGCGCCTCGCCCGCTGCCTGGAGGAACTGCAAAGACAGGAAGCTTCTTCTGAGCCCCCACCTGCCCTGTCTCCACCCTCCTCCAGCCCCGACACTG GCCTGAGCAGTGTCTCCTCACCTTCAGAGCTCTCGGATGGCACTTTCTCCGTCACATCGGCCTATTCTAGCGCCCCAGATGGGAGTCCTCCCCCTGTTCCTCTGCCAGCCTCTGAGATGACTATGGAGATGGTCCCAGGCCAGCTCTCCTCTGGTGCCCCAGAGGCCCCCCTATTCCTCATGGACTATGAAGCCACCAACCCGAGAGGGCCCCCACCCTCGCCGCCTCCTCTCCCACCAGCCCTGGATGGCGGGGCTGCTCCTGAGGAAGCCGATAGTccaccagctgtggatgtgatccCG GTTGACATGATCTCACTGGCCAAGCAGATCATTGAAGCCACACCAGAGCGGATTAAACGAGAGGACTTCGTTGGGCTGTCTGAGGCTGGAGCCACAATACGGGAGAGGACGGGAGCGGTGGGGCTCAGTGAGACCATGTCCTGGCTGGCCAGCTACCTGGAGAACGTGGACCATTTCCCCAGCTCAGCCCCTCCAAG CGAGCTGCCATTTGAGCGGGGTCGCCTGGCTGTCCCTCCAGCACCTTCCTGGGCAGAGTTTCTCTCCGCATCTGCCAGTGGCAAGATGGAGAGTGACTTTGCCCTGCTGACCCTGTCGGATCATGAGCAGCGGGAACTGTATGAGGCAGCCCGAGTCATCCAGACAGCCTTCCGGAAATACAAG GGCCGGCGGCTGAAGGAACAGCAGGAGGTAGCTGCTGCTGTGATCCAGCGCTGTTACCGGAAGTACAAACAG CTGACCTGGATTGCACTTAAG ttTGCACTCTATAAGAAGATGACCCAGGCGGCCATCCTGATCCAGAGCAAGTTCCGAAGCTACTACGAACAGAAGCGATTTCAGCAGAGCCGCCGAGCGGCAGTCCTCATCCAGCAGCGCTACCGCTCCTACCGCCGCCGGCCCCCGGGGACCCTGCCTGCCCGCAACAA AGGCTCCTTTCTCACCAAGAAGCAGGACCAGGCAGCCCGGAAGATCATGCGATTCCTGCGGCGCTGCCGACACAG gatgagggaactgaagcagAACCAGGAGCTGGAAGGGCTTCCCCAACCCGGGCTGGCCACCTGA
- the CAMTA2 gene encoding calmodulin-binding transcription activator 2 isoform X3, which yields MNTKDTTEVAENSHHLKIFLPKKLLECLPRCPLLPPERLRWNTNEEIASYLITFEKHDEWLSCAPKTRPQNGSIILYNRKKVKYRKDGYLWKKRKDGKTTREDHMKLKVQGMEPVSWQCLYGCYVHSSIVPTFHRRCYWLLQNPDIVLVHYLNVPALEDCGKGCSPIFCSISSDRREWLKWSREELLGQLKPMFHGIKWSCGNGTEEFSVEQLVQQILDTHPTKPAPRTHACLCSGGLGSGSLTHKCSSTKHRIISPKVEPRALTLTSVPHPHPPEPPPLIAPLPPELPKAHTSPSSSSSSSSSSGFAEPLEIRPSPPTSRGGSSRGGTAILLLTGLEQRAGGLTPTRHLAPQADPRPPMSLAVVVGSEPSAPPAPPSPAFDPDRFLNSPQRGQTYGGGQGVSPDFPEAEAAHTPCPALEPAAALEPQVATRGLPPQSGAGGRRGNCFFIQDDDSGEELKAQGAAPPVPSPPPSPPPSPAPLEPSGRVGRGEALFGGAGGGSELEPFSLSSFPDLMGELISDEAPSGPAPTPQLSPALSTITDFSPEWSYPEGGVKVLITGPWTEAAEHYSCVFDHIAVPASLVQPGVLRCYCPAHEVGLVSLQVAGREGPLSASVLFEYRARRFLSLPSTQLDWLSLDDNQFRMSILERLEQMEKRMAEIAAAGQAPCQAPDTPPIQDEGQGPGFEARVVVLVENMIPRSTWRGPERLAHGSPFRGMSLLHLAAAQGYARLIETLSQWRSVETGSLDLEQEVDPLNVDHFSCTPLMWACALGHLEAAVLLFRWNRQALSIPDSLGRLPLSVAHSRGHVRLARCLEELQRQEASSEPPPALSPPSSSPDTGLSSVSSPSELSDGTFSVTSAYSSAPDGSPPPVPLPASEMTMEMVPGQLSSGAPEAPLFLMDYEATNPRGPPPSPPPLPPALDGGAAPEEADSPPAVDVIPVDMISLAKQIIEATPERIKREDFVGLSEAGATIRERTGAVGLSETMSWLASYLENVDHFPSSAPPSELPFERGRLAVPPAPSWAEFLSASASGKMESDFALLTLSDHEQRELYEAARVIQTAFRKYKGRRLKEQQEVAAAVIQRCYRKYKQFALYKKMTQAAILIQSKFRSYYEQKRFQQSRRAAVLIQQRYRSYRRRPPGTLPARNKGSFLTKKQDQAARKIMRFLRRCRHRMRELKQNQELEGLPQPGLAT from the exons ATGAATACCAAGGACACCACCGAGGTTGCTG AGAACAGCCACCACCTGAAGATATTTCTCCCCAAGAAGCTGCTGGAGTGTCTTCCTCGCTGCCCACTGCTGCCTCCAGAGCGGCTCCGGTGGAATACAAATGAG gagattgcATCCTACTTGATCACCTTTGAGAAGCATGACGAGTGGCTATCCTGTGCCCCCAAGACAAG GCCTCAGAATGGCTCCATTATCCTCTACAACCGCAAGAAGGTGAAATACCGGAAGGATGGTTACCTCTGGAAGAAGCGGAAGGATGGGAAGACCACCCGAGAGGACCAcatgaagctgaaggtccagggCATGGAG cctgtctCCTGGCAGTGTCTCTATGGCTGCTACGTTCACTCTTCCATCGTCCCCACATTCCATCGGCGCTGCTACTGGCTGCTCCAG AACCCTGACATCGTGCTTGTGCACTACCTGAACGTCCCAGCCCTGGAGGACTGTGGAAAGGGCTGCAGCCCCATCTTTTGTTCCATCAGCAGCGACCGCCGAGAGTGGCTAAAGTGGTCCCGGGAGGAGCTCTTGGGACAGCTGAAGCCCATGT TTCATGGCATCAAATGGAGCTGTGGAAATGGGACAGAGGAGTTCTCCGTAGAGCAGCTGGTGCAGCAGATCCTAGACACCCACCCGACCAAGCCTGCACCCCGAACCCACGCCTGTCTCTGCAGTGGGGGCCTTG GTTCTGGGAGCCTTACCCACAAATGCAGCAGCACGAAACACCGTATCATCTCTCCCAAAGTGGAACCCCGAGCTTTAACCCTGacctctgtcccccacccccatccccctgaGCCACCTCCACTGATAGCCCCGCTTCCCCCAGAGCTCCCCAAGGCACATACCTCcccatcttcctcttcctcttcctcctcttcctccggCTTTGCAGAACCCCTAGAGATCAGACCGAGCCCTCCAACCTCCCGAGGGGGTTCTTCCAGAGGAGGCACCGCCATCCTCCTCCTGACAGGACTGGAGCAGCGAGCCGGGGGCTTGACACCCACCAGGCATTTGGCTCCACAGGCCGATCCGAGGCCTCCCATGAGCCTGGCTGTGGTTGTGGGCTCTGAGCCCTCGGCCCCACCAGCCCCTCCGAGCCCTGCCTTTGATCCTGATCGTTTTCTCAACAGCCCACAGAGGGGCCAGACATATGGAGGGGGCCAGGGGGTGAGCCCAGACTTCCCTGAGGCCGAGGCCGCCCATACCCCCTGTCCAGCACTCGAGCCTGCTGCTGCCCTGGAGCCCCAGGTGGCCACTCGGGGTCTCCCTCCACAGTCTGGAGCAGGCGGGAGAAGGGGAAACTGCTTCTTCATTCAGGATGATGACAGTGGAGAGGAGCTCAAGGCCCAGGGGGCTGCCCCACCTGTACCTTCACCCCCTCcttcacccccaccctcacctgccCCTTTGGAGCCATCGGGCAGAGTAGGAAGAGGGGAGGCCTTGTTTGGAGGAGCTGGGGGGGGCAGCGAACTGGAGCCCTTCAGTCTCTCATCATTCCCGGACCTCATGGGAGAACTCATCAGTGACGAAGCTCCAAgtggccctgcccccaccccccagctctcTCCTGCTCTCAGCACCATCACAGACTTCTCCCCAGAGTGGTCCTACCCAGAG GGTGGGGTCAAGGTGCTCATCACAGGACCTTGGACAGAGGCCGCTGAGCATTACTCCTGTGTCTTTGATCACATCGCCGTGCCAGCCTCACTCGTCCAGCCTGGTGTCTTACGCTGCTACTGTCCCG CCCATGAAGTTGGGCTGGTGTCTCTGCAGGTGGCAGGGCGTGAGGGGCCCCTTTCTGCATCTGTGCTCTTTGAGTATCGAGCCCGCCGATTCCTGTCACTGCCTAGTACTCAGCTTGACTGGCTGTCACTAGACG ACAACCAGTTCCGGATGTCCATCCTGGAGCGACTGGAGCAGATGGAGAAGCGGATGGCAGAGATCGCAGCAGCTGGGCAggccccctgccaggctcctgacACCCCTCCAATTCAG GATGAAGGCCAGGGTCCTGGGTTCGAGGCCCGGGTGGTGGTCCTGGTAGAGAACATGATCCCACGCTCCACCTGGAGGGGTCCTGAGCGTCTGGCCCATGGAAGCCCTTTCCGGGGCATGAGCCTTCTGCACCTGGCTGCTGCCCAGGGCTATGCCCGCCTCATCGAGACCCTGAGCCAGTGGCG GAGTGTGGAGACAGGAAGCCTGGACTTGGAGCAAGAGGTTGACCCACTCAATGTGGACCACTTCTCTTGCACCCCTCTG aTGTGGGCTTGTGCCCTGGGCCATCTGGAGGCTGCTGTGCTCCTCTTCCGTTGGAACAGACAGGCGCTGAGCATTCCTGACTCTCTGGGCCGCCTGCCCCTATCCGTGGCTCATTCCCGGGGTCATGTGCGCCTCGCCCGCTGCCTGGAGGAACTGCAAAGACAGGAAGCTTCTTCTGAGCCCCCACCTGCCCTGTCTCCACCCTCCTCCAGCCCCGACACTG GCCTGAGCAGTGTCTCCTCACCTTCAGAGCTCTCGGATGGCACTTTCTCCGTCACATCGGCCTATTCTAGCGCCCCAGATGGGAGTCCTCCCCCTGTTCCTCTGCCAGCCTCTGAGATGACTATGGAGATGGTCCCAGGCCAGCTCTCCTCTGGTGCCCCAGAGGCCCCCCTATTCCTCATGGACTATGAAGCCACCAACCCGAGAGGGCCCCCACCCTCGCCGCCTCCTCTCCCACCAGCCCTGGATGGCGGGGCTGCTCCTGAGGAAGCCGATAGTccaccagctgtggatgtgatccCG GTTGACATGATCTCACTGGCCAAGCAGATCATTGAAGCCACACCAGAGCGGATTAAACGAGAGGACTTCGTTGGGCTGTCTGAGGCTGGAGCCACAATACGGGAGAGGACGGGAGCGGTGGGGCTCAGTGAGACCATGTCCTGGCTGGCCAGCTACCTGGAGAACGTGGACCATTTCCCCAGCTCAGCCCCTCCAAG CGAGCTGCCATTTGAGCGGGGTCGCCTGGCTGTCCCTCCAGCACCTTCCTGGGCAGAGTTTCTCTCCGCATCTGCCAGTGGCAAGATGGAGAGTGACTTTGCCCTGCTGACCCTGTCGGATCATGAGCAGCGGGAACTGTATGAGGCAGCCCGAGTCATCCAGACAGCCTTCCGGAAATACAAG GGCCGGCGGCTGAAGGAACAGCAGGAGGTAGCTGCTGCTGTGATCCAGCGCTGTTACCGGAAGTACAAACAG ttTGCACTCTATAAGAAGATGACCCAGGCGGCCATCCTGATCCAGAGCAAGTTCCGAAGCTACTACGAACAGAAGCGATTTCAGCAGAGCCGCCGAGCGGCAGTCCTCATCCAGCAGCGCTACCGCTCCTACCGCCGCCGGCCCCCGGGGACCCTGCCTGCCCGCAACAA AGGCTCCTTTCTCACCAAGAAGCAGGACCAGGCAGCCCGGAAGATCATGCGATTCCTGCGGCGCTGCCGACACAG gatgagggaactgaagcagAACCAGGAGCTGGAAGGGCTTCCCCAACCCGGGCTGGCCACCTGA
- the CAMTA2 gene encoding calmodulin-binding transcription activator 2 isoform X7: MNTKDTTEVAENSHHLKIFLPKKLLECLPRCPLLPPERLRWNTNEEIASYLITFEKHDEWLSCAPKTRPQNGSIILYNRKKVKYRKDGYLWKKRKDGKTTREDHMKLKVQGMEPVSWQCLYGCYVHSSIVPTFHRRCYWLLQNPDIVLVHYLNVPALEDCGKGCSPIFCSISSDRREWLKWSREELLGQLKPMFHGIKWSCGNGTEEFSVEQLVQQILDTHPTKPAPRTHACLCSGGLGSGSLTHKCSSTKHRIISPKVEPRALTLTSVPHPHPPEPPPLIAPLPPELPKAHTSPSSSSSSSSSSGFAEPLEIRPSPPTSRGGSSRGGTAILLLTGLEQRAGGLTPTRHLAPQADPRPPMSLAVVVGSEPSAPPAPPSPAFDPDRFLNSPQRGQTYGGGQGVSPDFPEAEAAHTPCPALEPAAALEPQVATRGLPPQSGAGGRRGNCFFIQDDDSGEELKAQGAAPPVPSPPPSPPPSPAPLEPSGRVGRGEALFGGAGGGSELEPFSLSSFPDLMGELISDEAPSGPAPTPQLSPALSTITDFSPEWSYPEGGVKVLITGPWTEAAEHYSCVFDHIAVPASLVQPGVLRCYCPAHEVGLVSLQVAGREGPLSASVLFEYRARRFLSLPSTQLDWLSLDDNQFRMSILERLEQMEKRMAEIAAAGQAPCQAPDTPPIQMWACALGHLEAAVLLFRWNRQALSIPDSLGRLPLSVAHSRGHVRLARCLEELQRQEASSEPPPALSPPSSSPDTGLSSVSSPSELSDGTFSVTSAYSSAPDGSPPPVPLPASEMTMEMVPGQLSSGAPEAPLFLMDYEATNPRGPPPSPPPLPPALDGGAAPEEADSPPAVDVIPVDMISLAKQIIEATPERIKREDFVGLSEAGATIRERTGAVGLSETMSWLASYLENVDHFPSSAPPSELPFERGRLAVPPAPSWAEFLSASASGKMESDFALLTLSDHEQRELYEAARVIQTAFRKYKGRRLKEQQEVAAAVIQRCYRKYKQLTWIALKFALYKKMTQAAILIQSKFRSYYEQKRFQQSRRAAVLIQQRYRSYRRRPPGTLPARNKGSFLTKKQDQAARKIMRFLRRCRHRMRELKQNQELEGLPQPGLAT; encoded by the exons ATGAATACCAAGGACACCACCGAGGTTGCTG AGAACAGCCACCACCTGAAGATATTTCTCCCCAAGAAGCTGCTGGAGTGTCTTCCTCGCTGCCCACTGCTGCCTCCAGAGCGGCTCCGGTGGAATACAAATGAG gagattgcATCCTACTTGATCACCTTTGAGAAGCATGACGAGTGGCTATCCTGTGCCCCCAAGACAAG GCCTCAGAATGGCTCCATTATCCTCTACAACCGCAAGAAGGTGAAATACCGGAAGGATGGTTACCTCTGGAAGAAGCGGAAGGATGGGAAGACCACCCGAGAGGACCAcatgaagctgaaggtccagggCATGGAG cctgtctCCTGGCAGTGTCTCTATGGCTGCTACGTTCACTCTTCCATCGTCCCCACATTCCATCGGCGCTGCTACTGGCTGCTCCAG AACCCTGACATCGTGCTTGTGCACTACCTGAACGTCCCAGCCCTGGAGGACTGTGGAAAGGGCTGCAGCCCCATCTTTTGTTCCATCAGCAGCGACCGCCGAGAGTGGCTAAAGTGGTCCCGGGAGGAGCTCTTGGGACAGCTGAAGCCCATGT TTCATGGCATCAAATGGAGCTGTGGAAATGGGACAGAGGAGTTCTCCGTAGAGCAGCTGGTGCAGCAGATCCTAGACACCCACCCGACCAAGCCTGCACCCCGAACCCACGCCTGTCTCTGCAGTGGGGGCCTTG GTTCTGGGAGCCTTACCCACAAATGCAGCAGCACGAAACACCGTATCATCTCTCCCAAAGTGGAACCCCGAGCTTTAACCCTGacctctgtcccccacccccatccccctgaGCCACCTCCACTGATAGCCCCGCTTCCCCCAGAGCTCCCCAAGGCACATACCTCcccatcttcctcttcctcttcctcctcttcctccggCTTTGCAGAACCCCTAGAGATCAGACCGAGCCCTCCAACCTCCCGAGGGGGTTCTTCCAGAGGAGGCACCGCCATCCTCCTCCTGACAGGACTGGAGCAGCGAGCCGGGGGCTTGACACCCACCAGGCATTTGGCTCCACAGGCCGATCCGAGGCCTCCCATGAGCCTGGCTGTGGTTGTGGGCTCTGAGCCCTCGGCCCCACCAGCCCCTCCGAGCCCTGCCTTTGATCCTGATCGTTTTCTCAACAGCCCACAGAGGGGCCAGACATATGGAGGGGGCCAGGGGGTGAGCCCAGACTTCCCTGAGGCCGAGGCCGCCCATACCCCCTGTCCAGCACTCGAGCCTGCTGCTGCCCTGGAGCCCCAGGTGGCCACTCGGGGTCTCCCTCCACAGTCTGGAGCAGGCGGGAGAAGGGGAAACTGCTTCTTCATTCAGGATGATGACAGTGGAGAGGAGCTCAAGGCCCAGGGGGCTGCCCCACCTGTACCTTCACCCCCTCcttcacccccaccctcacctgccCCTTTGGAGCCATCGGGCAGAGTAGGAAGAGGGGAGGCCTTGTTTGGAGGAGCTGGGGGGGGCAGCGAACTGGAGCCCTTCAGTCTCTCATCATTCCCGGACCTCATGGGAGAACTCATCAGTGACGAAGCTCCAAgtggccctgcccccaccccccagctctcTCCTGCTCTCAGCACCATCACAGACTTCTCCCCAGAGTGGTCCTACCCAGAG GGTGGGGTCAAGGTGCTCATCACAGGACCTTGGACAGAGGCCGCTGAGCATTACTCCTGTGTCTTTGATCACATCGCCGTGCCAGCCTCACTCGTCCAGCCTGGTGTCTTACGCTGCTACTGTCCCG CCCATGAAGTTGGGCTGGTGTCTCTGCAGGTGGCAGGGCGTGAGGGGCCCCTTTCTGCATCTGTGCTCTTTGAGTATCGAGCCCGCCGATTCCTGTCACTGCCTAGTACTCAGCTTGACTGGCTGTCACTAGACG ACAACCAGTTCCGGATGTCCATCCTGGAGCGACTGGAGCAGATGGAGAAGCGGATGGCAGAGATCGCAGCAGCTGGGCAggccccctgccaggctcctgacACCCCTCCAATTCAG aTGTGGGCTTGTGCCCTGGGCCATCTGGAGGCTGCTGTGCTCCTCTTCCGTTGGAACAGACAGGCGCTGAGCATTCCTGACTCTCTGGGCCGCCTGCCCCTATCCGTGGCTCATTCCCGGGGTCATGTGCGCCTCGCCCGCTGCCTGGAGGAACTGCAAAGACAGGAAGCTTCTTCTGAGCCCCCACCTGCCCTGTCTCCACCCTCCTCCAGCCCCGACACTG GCCTGAGCAGTGTCTCCTCACCTTCAGAGCTCTCGGATGGCACTTTCTCCGTCACATCGGCCTATTCTAGCGCCCCAGATGGGAGTCCTCCCCCTGTTCCTCTGCCAGCCTCTGAGATGACTATGGAGATGGTCCCAGGCCAGCTCTCCTCTGGTGCCCCAGAGGCCCCCCTATTCCTCATGGACTATGAAGCCACCAACCCGAGAGGGCCCCCACCCTCGCCGCCTCCTCTCCCACCAGCCCTGGATGGCGGGGCTGCTCCTGAGGAAGCCGATAGTccaccagctgtggatgtgatccCG GTTGACATGATCTCACTGGCCAAGCAGATCATTGAAGCCACACCAGAGCGGATTAAACGAGAGGACTTCGTTGGGCTGTCTGAGGCTGGAGCCACAATACGGGAGAGGACGGGAGCGGTGGGGCTCAGTGAGACCATGTCCTGGCTGGCCAGCTACCTGGAGAACGTGGACCATTTCCCCAGCTCAGCCCCTCCAAG CGAGCTGCCATTTGAGCGGGGTCGCCTGGCTGTCCCTCCAGCACCTTCCTGGGCAGAGTTTCTCTCCGCATCTGCCAGTGGCAAGATGGAGAGTGACTTTGCCCTGCTGACCCTGTCGGATCATGAGCAGCGGGAACTGTATGAGGCAGCCCGAGTCATCCAGACAGCCTTCCGGAAATACAAG GGCCGGCGGCTGAAGGAACAGCAGGAGGTAGCTGCTGCTGTGATCCAGCGCTGTTACCGGAAGTACAAACAG CTGACCTGGATTGCACTTAAG ttTGCACTCTATAAGAAGATGACCCAGGCGGCCATCCTGATCCAGAGCAAGTTCCGAAGCTACTACGAACAGAAGCGATTTCAGCAGAGCCGCCGAGCGGCAGTCCTCATCCAGCAGCGCTACCGCTCCTACCGCCGCCGGCCCCCGGGGACCCTGCCTGCCCGCAACAA AGGCTCCTTTCTCACCAAGAAGCAGGACCAGGCAGCCCGGAAGATCATGCGATTCCTGCGGCGCTGCCGACACAG gatgagggaactgaagcagAACCAGGAGCTGGAAGGGCTTCCCCAACCCGGGCTGGCCACCTGA